The Nicotiana tabacum cultivar K326 chromosome 14, ASM71507v2, whole genome shotgun sequence genome contains a region encoding:
- the LOC107829209 gene encoding F-box protein PP2-B10-like isoform X2, with product MTTKSLNPFTILPEGCISEIISFTTPADAARSSAISKGFKSAAESDVVWDKFLPSDHQDIVSTSVSVVVTDCKKDLYFRLSHSPILLREGRLSFWLDKTSGKKCYLLSARRLVISFSDIQLFWEWISDTDSRFPEVAFLNTVDLLDIRERYHGLESTNAMVRFVNQESEDEAEKRATTVILAARAPRHLKEKLPEKRTDGWLEVEIGNFYNGEGDDNGDVEAWLLDSRPFHAKCGLIIEGLEFCPI from the exons ATGACTACAAAGTCATTAAATCCTTTTACAATCTTGCCGGAGGGCTGCATATCAGAGATCATATCATTCACAACTCCGGCGGACGCTGCAAGATCATCGGCTATCTCAAAAGGTTTCAAGTCTGCAGCTGAGTCTGATGTCGTGTGGGATAAATTTCTGCCGTCCGATCATCAAGATATAGTTTCCACATCAGTTTCTGTGGTTGTTACTGATTGCAAAAAAGACCTTTACTTTAGACTCTCTCATTCTCCTATCCTTCTTCGTGAGGGCAGACTG AGTTTTTGGCTTGACAAAACAAGTGGGAAGAAATGTTATCTACTATCTGCAAGGCGACTGGTAATTTCCTTTTCAGACATACAATTATTCTGGGAATGGATATCTGACACTGATTCAAG ATTCCCAGAAGTAGCATTCCTCAACACTGTTGATTTACTAGATATCCGAG AGAGGTACCATGGCCTTGAATCAACAAATGCAATGGTTAGATTTGTTAATCAAGAAAGCGAAGACGAGGCTGAAAAAAGAGCTACTACTGTAATACTTGCAGCAAGAGCGCCGAGGCAtctaaaagaaaaattaccagAAAAACGAACAGATGGATGGTTAGAAGTAGAAATTGGAAACTTTTACAATGGTGAAGGAGATGATAATGGTGATGTAGAAGCTTGGTTGTTGGATTCTAGGCCTTTTCATGCTAAGTGTGGTCTTATCATCGAAGGCCTTGAGTTTTGTCCAATATGA
- the LOC142168863 gene encoding putative mitochondrial protein AtMg00860 — MSFGLTNSPSSFQGLMNHIFEKHLRKFIRVFFDDILIYIKNLADHLEHLKITFDLLVQHQLLAKRSKCVLAARRVEYLGHYIAPNGVSTDPMKIEVVQSWPEPKFVSHLRGFLGLAGYYRRFIKGYGILSKPLSDLLKNDGFRWSEEAISSFEQLKRALITAPVLALPDFSSTFVVETDACDVGIVAVLRQDR; from the coding sequence atgtcatttggacTAACTAATTCCCCCTCTAGTTTTCAGGGACTGATGAACCATATATTCGAGAAGCACCTTAGAAAATTTATCCGTGTTTTCTTTGATGACATTCTGATCTACATCAAGAACTTAGCTGACCATTTAGAGCATTTAAAGATTACTTTTGATTTATTGGTTCAACATCAGTTGTTAGCCAAAAGGAGTAAGTGTGTATTAGCAGCAAGAAGGGTAGAATACCTGGGGCACTACATCGCACCTAATGGTGTATCAACTGACCCTATGAAAATTGAAGTTGTGCAGTCTTGGCCAGAACCAAAATTTGTTTCACATTTGAGAGGATTCTTAGGACTGGCAGGATACTATAGAAGGTTCATCAAGGGATATGGTATCCTCAGCAAACCTTTGAGTGATCTACTGAAAAATGATGGATTCAGATGGTCCGAGGAAGCTATAAGTTCATTTGAACAATTGAAAAGAGCCTTGATCACAGCTCCCGTCCTAGCATTGCCAGATTTTTCATCTACATTTGTAGTGGAAACTGATGCCTGTGATGTAGGGATTGTGGCAGTACTTAGGCAAGATAGATAA
- the LOC107829209 gene encoding putative F-box protein PP2-B12 isoform X1, which produces MTTKSLNPFTILPEGCISEIISFTTPADAARSSAISKGFKSAAESDVVWDKFLPSDHQDIVSTSVSVVVTDCKKDLYFRLSHSPILLREGRLSFWLDKTSGKKCYLLSARRLVISFSDIQLFWEWISDTDSRFPEVAFLNTVDLLDIRGKIGTRALSLGTKYAAYLVFKISERYHGLESTNAMVRFVNQESEDEAEKRATTVILAARAPRHLKEKLPEKRTDGWLEVEIGNFYNGEGDDNGDVEAWLLDSRPFHAKCGLIIEGLEFCPI; this is translated from the exons ATGACTACAAAGTCATTAAATCCTTTTACAATCTTGCCGGAGGGCTGCATATCAGAGATCATATCATTCACAACTCCGGCGGACGCTGCAAGATCATCGGCTATCTCAAAAGGTTTCAAGTCTGCAGCTGAGTCTGATGTCGTGTGGGATAAATTTCTGCCGTCCGATCATCAAGATATAGTTTCCACATCAGTTTCTGTGGTTGTTACTGATTGCAAAAAAGACCTTTACTTTAGACTCTCTCATTCTCCTATCCTTCTTCGTGAGGGCAGACTG AGTTTTTGGCTTGACAAAACAAGTGGGAAGAAATGTTATCTACTATCTGCAAGGCGACTGGTAATTTCCTTTTCAGACATACAATTATTCTGGGAATGGATATCTGACACTGATTCAAG ATTCCCAGAAGTAGCATTCCTCAACACTGTTGATTTACTAGATATCCGAGGTAAGATTGGAACTCGAGCGTTATCTCTAGGAACAAAATATGCAGCTTATCTAGTGTTCAAAATATCAGAGAGGTACCATGGCCTTGAATCAACAAATGCAATGGTTAGATTTGTTAATCAAGAAAGCGAAGACGAGGCTGAAAAAAGAGCTACTACTGTAATACTTGCAGCAAGAGCGCCGAGGCAtctaaaagaaaaattaccagAAAAACGAACAGATGGATGGTTAGAAGTAGAAATTGGAAACTTTTACAATGGTGAAGGAGATGATAATGGTGATGTAGAAGCTTGGTTGTTGGATTCTAGGCCTTTTCATGCTAAGTGTGGTCTTATCATCGAAGGCCTTGAGTTTTGTCCAATATGA